From Carassius auratus strain Wakin chromosome 1, ASM336829v1, whole genome shotgun sequence, the proteins below share one genomic window:
- the LOC113061687 gene encoding oxysterol-binding protein 1-like isoform X5 has product MSPSCHVALHYFPEVSSDVLRELSGFLFIIHRLKTPSDTVKPRAVVMSEPKAPTPAPGDTYKGWLFKWTNYIKGYQRRWFVLSNGLLSYYRTQAEMGHTCRGTINLATANIAVEDSCNFVISNGGTQTYHLKASSEVERQRWITALELAKAKAVRMQPESDESGDDSTPPASGQGAGSRNSEVQSTLRTLSSKVEDLSTCNDLIAKHGSALQRSLSELEGVRLGGETSEKFRQVTERATLFRITSNAMINACQDFLTLAQTHSKRWQKALQSEREQRVRLEETLEQLAKQHNHLERAFRGATVLPSSQSNPSIDSKGPVPVKGDASDEDDENEFFDACEDVQEFITVPADPKYHRRSGSNVSGISSELGMDDGTTSLDEQSLASNPESPQSQELVPVRKRRSRIPDKPNYSLNLWSIMKNCIGKELSKIPMPVNFNEPLSMLQRLSEDLEYYELLDRGAKCQNSLEQMCYVAAFTVSSYSTTVHRTGKPFNPLLGETFELDRVQESGYRSLCEQVSHHPPAAAHHAISERGWTLRQEIALASKFRGKYLSIMPLGSIHCIFEKSTNHYTWKKVTTTVHNIIVGKLWIDQSGEIDVVNHKTGDRCHLKFAPYSYFSRDVARKVTGVVTDKDGKAHYVLSGTWDEKMEYSRVMQSSRGGENGAEGRQKTVYQTLKAKELWRKTPLPEGAENMYYFSTLALTLNEPEEGVAPTDSRRRPDQRLMEQGRWEEANAEKQRLEEKQRTVRREREREANRTASPSEEALIEDSISDSPLKSGHQDNYTPMWFERLVDPMTGETTHIYKGGYWEAKEQGSWDSCPDIF; this is encoded by the exons ATGTCCCCGTCCTGTCATGTCGCTTTGCATTATTTCCCCGAGGTTTCATCTGATGTTCTGCGTGAATTATCGGGATTTCTTTTCATTATACACCGCTTGAAG ACCCCGTCAGACACTGTGAAGCCACGGGCTGTCGTGATGTCGGAGCCCAAAGCGCCCACCCCGGCCCCTGGGGACACCTATAAAGGCTGGCTCTTCAAATGGACTAATTACATAAAGGGATACCAAAGGCGCTGGTTCGTCCTCAGCAATGGCTTACTGTCTTATTACAG GACCCAGGCGGAGATGGGTCACACATGCCGGGGCACCATAAACCTGGCCACAGCCAATATCGCCGTGGAGGACTCCTGCAATTTCGTCATCTCTAATGGTGGCACGCAGACGTATCACCTGAAGGCCAGCTCGGAGGTGGAGCGGCAGCGGTGGATCACAGCACTGGAGCTGGCCAAAGCCAAAGCTGTCCGCATGCAGCCTGAATCAG ATGAGTCTGGGGATGACTCCACTCCTCCTGCATCAGGTCAGGGTGCAGGCTCACGCAACTCAGAGGTGCAGTCCACCCTCCGGACGCTGAGCAGCAAGGTGGAGGATCTCAGCACCTGCAATGACCTCATCGCCAAACACGGCTCTGCTCTCCAACG GTCCTTGTCTGAGCTGGAGGGAGTTCGGCTGGGAGGAGAGACTAGTGAAAAGTTTCGACAGGTGACGGAGCGAGCCACTCTCTTCCGCATCACCTCCAATGCCATGATCAAC GCCTGCCAGGACTTCCTGACGTTGGCTCAGACTCACAGTAAGCGCTGGCAGAAAGCCCTGCAGTccgagagagagcagagagtgcGACTGGAGGAGACACTGGAGCAGCTCGCCAAACAACACAACCATCTGGAGAGAGCCTTCAGAGGAGCGACCGTACTGCCTTCATCCCAGAGCAACCCTTCCATAGATAGCAAAG GCCCAGTTCCAGTAAAGGGTGATGCCAGTGACGAGGATGACGAGAATGAGTTCTTCGACGCATGCGAGGACGTTCAAGAGTTCATCACTGTACCAGCAGACCCCAAATATCACAG GAGATCCGGCAGCAATGTCAGTGGAATCAGTAGCGAGCTGGGAATGGACGATGGGACGACGTCG CTAGACGAGCAATCTCTGGCATCCAATCCCGAATCTCCACAGTCCCAGGAACTAGTGCCTGTGAGAAAGAGGCGGAGCCGAATCCCAGATAAACCAAATTACTCTCTCAATCTATGGAGCATCATGAAGAACTGTATCGGAAAAGAGCTCTCCAAAATCCCTATGCCT GTAAACTTCAACGAGCCCCTGTCCATGCTGCAGCGTCTCTCTGAGGATCTGGAGTACTACGAGCTGCTGGACCGGGGCGCCAAGTGCCAGAACTCTCTGGAGCAGATGTGCTACGTGGCAGCTTTCACCGTGTCCTCTTACTCTACTACAGTTCACCGCACGGGCAAACCCTTCAACCCTCTGCTGGGCGAGACATTCGAGCTGGACCGCGTGCAGGAGAGCGGCTACAGGTCCCTCTGTGAGCAG GTAAGCCATCACCCTCCGGCTGCAGCCCATCACGCGATCTCCGAGCGAGGCTGGACCCTGAGACAGGAGATCGCCCTGGCCAGCAAGTTCAGGGGAAAATATCTCTCCATCATGCCCCTGG GTTCTattcattgtatttttgagaagagtaccaatcactacacctggaaGAAAGTCACAACCACAGTGCACAATATCATTGTCGGGAAACTCTGGATAGATCAG TCAGGAGAAATAGACGTTGTGAACCACAAAACAGGTGACCGCTGTCATCTCAAATTCGCACCGTACAGCTACTTCTCCAGAGACGTGGCCAGAAAG GTCACGGGGGTGGTGACGGATAAAGATGGGAAAGCGCACTATGTTCTGTCTGGGACGTGGGACGAGAAGATGGAATACTCTCGTGTGATGCAGAGCAGCAGAGGGGGAGAGAACGGCGCTGAAGGACGACAGAAAACCGTCTATCAGACGCTCAAAGCCAAAGAACTGTGGAGGAAGACTCCGCTGCC GGAAGGCGCAGAAAACATGTACTACTTCTCGACCCTGGCGTTGACATTGAACGAGCCGGAGGAGGGCGTTGCTCCCACGGATAGCAGGAGGCGGCCGGACCAGCGTCTGATGGAGCAGGGCCGCTGGGAGGAGGCCAACGCTGAGAAACAAAGACTGGAGGAGAAGCAGCGCACCGTCCGccgagagagggagcgagaggcCAACCGCACCGCCAGCCCTTCAGAGGAGG CTCTCATTGAGGACTCCATATCTGATTCGCCTCTAAAAA GTGGTCATCAGGACAACTACACGCCGATGTGGTTTGAGCGGCTCGTCGACCCGATGACCGGAGAGACCACGCACATCTACAAAGGAGGATACTGGGAGGCCAAGGAGCAGGGCAGCTGGGACTCCTGCCCAGATATCTTCTGA
- the LOC113061687 gene encoding oxysterol-binding protein 1-like isoform X6, whose translation MSPSCHVALHYFPEVSSDVLRELSGFLFIIHRLKTPSDTVKPRAVVMSEPKAPTPAPGDTYKGWLFKWTNYIKGYQRRWFVLSNGLLSYYRTQAEMGHTCRGTINLATANIAVEDSCNFVISNGGTQTYHLKASSEVERQRWITALELAKAKAVRMQPESDESGDDSTPPASGQGAGSRNSEVQSTLRTLSSKVEDLSTCNDLIAKHGSALQRSLSELEGVRLGGETSEKFRQVTERATLFRITSNAMINACQDFLTLAQTHSKRWQKALQSEREQRVRLEETLEQLAKQHNHLERAFRGATVLPSSQSNPSIDSKGPVPVKGDASDEDDENEFFDACEDVQEFITVPADPKYHRRSGSNVSGISSELGMDDGTTSLDEQSLASNPESPQSQELVPVRKRRSRIPDKPNYSLNLWSIMKNCIGKELSKIPMPVNFNEPLSMLQRLSEDLEYYELLDRGAKCQNSLEQMCYVAAFTVSSYSTTVHRTGKPFNPLLGETFELDRVQESGYRSLCEQVSHHPPAAAHHAISERGWTLRQEIALASKFRGKYLSIMPLGSIHCIFEKSTNHYTWKKVTTTVHNIIVGKLWIDQSGEIDVVNHKTGDRCHLKFAPYSYFSRDVARKVTGVVTDKDGKAHYVLSGTWDEKMEYSRVMQSSRGGENGAEGRQKTVYQTLKAKELWRKTPLPEGAENMYYFSTLALTLNEPEEGVAPTDSRRRPDQRLMEQGRWEEANAEKQRLEEKQRTVRREREREANRTASPSEEGGHQDNYTPMWFERLVDPMTGETTHIYKGGYWEAKEQGSWDSCPDIF comes from the exons ATGTCCCCGTCCTGTCATGTCGCTTTGCATTATTTCCCCGAGGTTTCATCTGATGTTCTGCGTGAATTATCGGGATTTCTTTTCATTATACACCGCTTGAAG ACCCCGTCAGACACTGTGAAGCCACGGGCTGTCGTGATGTCGGAGCCCAAAGCGCCCACCCCGGCCCCTGGGGACACCTATAAAGGCTGGCTCTTCAAATGGACTAATTACATAAAGGGATACCAAAGGCGCTGGTTCGTCCTCAGCAATGGCTTACTGTCTTATTACAG GACCCAGGCGGAGATGGGTCACACATGCCGGGGCACCATAAACCTGGCCACAGCCAATATCGCCGTGGAGGACTCCTGCAATTTCGTCATCTCTAATGGTGGCACGCAGACGTATCACCTGAAGGCCAGCTCGGAGGTGGAGCGGCAGCGGTGGATCACAGCACTGGAGCTGGCCAAAGCCAAAGCTGTCCGCATGCAGCCTGAATCAG ATGAGTCTGGGGATGACTCCACTCCTCCTGCATCAGGTCAGGGTGCAGGCTCACGCAACTCAGAGGTGCAGTCCACCCTCCGGACGCTGAGCAGCAAGGTGGAGGATCTCAGCACCTGCAATGACCTCATCGCCAAACACGGCTCTGCTCTCCAACG GTCCTTGTCTGAGCTGGAGGGAGTTCGGCTGGGAGGAGAGACTAGTGAAAAGTTTCGACAGGTGACGGAGCGAGCCACTCTCTTCCGCATCACCTCCAATGCCATGATCAAC GCCTGCCAGGACTTCCTGACGTTGGCTCAGACTCACAGTAAGCGCTGGCAGAAAGCCCTGCAGTccgagagagagcagagagtgcGACTGGAGGAGACACTGGAGCAGCTCGCCAAACAACACAACCATCTGGAGAGAGCCTTCAGAGGAGCGACCGTACTGCCTTCATCCCAGAGCAACCCTTCCATAGATAGCAAAG GCCCAGTTCCAGTAAAGGGTGATGCCAGTGACGAGGATGACGAGAATGAGTTCTTCGACGCATGCGAGGACGTTCAAGAGTTCATCACTGTACCAGCAGACCCCAAATATCACAG GAGATCCGGCAGCAATGTCAGTGGAATCAGTAGCGAGCTGGGAATGGACGATGGGACGACGTCG CTAGACGAGCAATCTCTGGCATCCAATCCCGAATCTCCACAGTCCCAGGAACTAGTGCCTGTGAGAAAGAGGCGGAGCCGAATCCCAGATAAACCAAATTACTCTCTCAATCTATGGAGCATCATGAAGAACTGTATCGGAAAAGAGCTCTCCAAAATCCCTATGCCT GTAAACTTCAACGAGCCCCTGTCCATGCTGCAGCGTCTCTCTGAGGATCTGGAGTACTACGAGCTGCTGGACCGGGGCGCCAAGTGCCAGAACTCTCTGGAGCAGATGTGCTACGTGGCAGCTTTCACCGTGTCCTCTTACTCTACTACAGTTCACCGCACGGGCAAACCCTTCAACCCTCTGCTGGGCGAGACATTCGAGCTGGACCGCGTGCAGGAGAGCGGCTACAGGTCCCTCTGTGAGCAG GTAAGCCATCACCCTCCGGCTGCAGCCCATCACGCGATCTCCGAGCGAGGCTGGACCCTGAGACAGGAGATCGCCCTGGCCAGCAAGTTCAGGGGAAAATATCTCTCCATCATGCCCCTGG GTTCTattcattgtatttttgagaagagtaccaatcactacacctggaaGAAAGTCACAACCACAGTGCACAATATCATTGTCGGGAAACTCTGGATAGATCAG TCAGGAGAAATAGACGTTGTGAACCACAAAACAGGTGACCGCTGTCATCTCAAATTCGCACCGTACAGCTACTTCTCCAGAGACGTGGCCAGAAAG GTCACGGGGGTGGTGACGGATAAAGATGGGAAAGCGCACTATGTTCTGTCTGGGACGTGGGACGAGAAGATGGAATACTCTCGTGTGATGCAGAGCAGCAGAGGGGGAGAGAACGGCGCTGAAGGACGACAGAAAACCGTCTATCAGACGCTCAAAGCCAAAGAACTGTGGAGGAAGACTCCGCTGCC GGAAGGCGCAGAAAACATGTACTACTTCTCGACCCTGGCGTTGACATTGAACGAGCCGGAGGAGGGCGTTGCTCCCACGGATAGCAGGAGGCGGCCGGACCAGCGTCTGATGGAGCAGGGCCGCTGGGAGGAGGCCAACGCTGAGAAACAAAGACTGGAGGAGAAGCAGCGCACCGTCCGccgagagagggagcgagaggcCAACCGCACCGCCAGCCCTTCAGAGGAGG GTGGTCATCAGGACAACTACACGCCGATGTGGTTTGAGCGGCTCGTCGACCCGATGACCGGAGAGACCACGCACATCTACAAAGGAGGATACTGGGAGGCCAAGGAGCAGGGCAGCTGGGACTCCTGCCCAGATATCTTCTGA
- the LOC113061687 gene encoding oxysterol-binding protein 1-like isoform X8 yields MSPSCHVALHYFPEVSSDVLRELSGFLFIIHRLKTPSDTVKPRAVVMSEPKAPTPAPGDTYKGWLFKWTNYIKGYQRRWFVLSNGLLSYYRTQAEMGHTCRGTINLATANIAVEDSCNFVISNGGTQTYHLKASSEVERQRWITALELAKAKAVRMQPESDESGDDSTPPASGQGAGSRNSEVQSTLRTLSSKVEDLSTCNDLIAKHGSALQRSLSELEGVRLGGETSEKFRQVTERATLFRITSNAMINACQDFLTLAQTHSKRWQKALQSEREQRVRLEETLEQLAKQHNHLERAFRGATVLPSSQSNPSIDSKGPVPVKGDASDEDDENEFFDACEDVQEFITVPADPKYHRRSGSNVSGISSELGMDDGTTSLDEQSLASNPESPQSQELVPVRKRRSRIPDKPNYSLNLWSIMKNCIGKELSKIPMPVNFNEPLSMLQRLSEDLEYYELLDRGAKCQNSLEQMCYVAAFTVSSYSTTVHRTGKPFNPLLGETFELDRVQESGYRSLCEQVSHHPPAAAHHAISERGWTLRQEIALASKFRGKYLSIMPLGSIHCIFEKSTNHYTWKKVTTTVHNIIVGKLWIDQSGEIDVVNHKTGDRCHLKFAPYSYFSRDVARKVTGVVTDKDGKAHYVLSGTWDEKMEYSRVMQSSRGGENGAEGRQKTVYQTLKAKELWRKTPLPEGAENMYYFSTLALTLNEPEEGVAPTDSRRRPDQRLMEQGRWEEANAEKQRLEEKQRTVRREREREANRTASPSEEGKEPADGGGHQDNYTPMWFERLVDPMTGETTHIYKGGYWEAKEQGSWDSCPDIF; encoded by the exons ATGTCCCCGTCCTGTCATGTCGCTTTGCATTATTTCCCCGAGGTTTCATCTGATGTTCTGCGTGAATTATCGGGATTTCTTTTCATTATACACCGCTTGAAG ACCCCGTCAGACACTGTGAAGCCACGGGCTGTCGTGATGTCGGAGCCCAAAGCGCCCACCCCGGCCCCTGGGGACACCTATAAAGGCTGGCTCTTCAAATGGACTAATTACATAAAGGGATACCAAAGGCGCTGGTTCGTCCTCAGCAATGGCTTACTGTCTTATTACAG GACCCAGGCGGAGATGGGTCACACATGCCGGGGCACCATAAACCTGGCCACAGCCAATATCGCCGTGGAGGACTCCTGCAATTTCGTCATCTCTAATGGTGGCACGCAGACGTATCACCTGAAGGCCAGCTCGGAGGTGGAGCGGCAGCGGTGGATCACAGCACTGGAGCTGGCCAAAGCCAAAGCTGTCCGCATGCAGCCTGAATCAG ATGAGTCTGGGGATGACTCCACTCCTCCTGCATCAGGTCAGGGTGCAGGCTCACGCAACTCAGAGGTGCAGTCCACCCTCCGGACGCTGAGCAGCAAGGTGGAGGATCTCAGCACCTGCAATGACCTCATCGCCAAACACGGCTCTGCTCTCCAACG GTCCTTGTCTGAGCTGGAGGGAGTTCGGCTGGGAGGAGAGACTAGTGAAAAGTTTCGACAGGTGACGGAGCGAGCCACTCTCTTCCGCATCACCTCCAATGCCATGATCAAC GCCTGCCAGGACTTCCTGACGTTGGCTCAGACTCACAGTAAGCGCTGGCAGAAAGCCCTGCAGTccgagagagagcagagagtgcGACTGGAGGAGACACTGGAGCAGCTCGCCAAACAACACAACCATCTGGAGAGAGCCTTCAGAGGAGCGACCGTACTGCCTTCATCCCAGAGCAACCCTTCCATAGATAGCAAAG GCCCAGTTCCAGTAAAGGGTGATGCCAGTGACGAGGATGACGAGAATGAGTTCTTCGACGCATGCGAGGACGTTCAAGAGTTCATCACTGTACCAGCAGACCCCAAATATCACAG GAGATCCGGCAGCAATGTCAGTGGAATCAGTAGCGAGCTGGGAATGGACGATGGGACGACGTCG CTAGACGAGCAATCTCTGGCATCCAATCCCGAATCTCCACAGTCCCAGGAACTAGTGCCTGTGAGAAAGAGGCGGAGCCGAATCCCAGATAAACCAAATTACTCTCTCAATCTATGGAGCATCATGAAGAACTGTATCGGAAAAGAGCTCTCCAAAATCCCTATGCCT GTAAACTTCAACGAGCCCCTGTCCATGCTGCAGCGTCTCTCTGAGGATCTGGAGTACTACGAGCTGCTGGACCGGGGCGCCAAGTGCCAGAACTCTCTGGAGCAGATGTGCTACGTGGCAGCTTTCACCGTGTCCTCTTACTCTACTACAGTTCACCGCACGGGCAAACCCTTCAACCCTCTGCTGGGCGAGACATTCGAGCTGGACCGCGTGCAGGAGAGCGGCTACAGGTCCCTCTGTGAGCAG GTAAGCCATCACCCTCCGGCTGCAGCCCATCACGCGATCTCCGAGCGAGGCTGGACCCTGAGACAGGAGATCGCCCTGGCCAGCAAGTTCAGGGGAAAATATCTCTCCATCATGCCCCTGG GTTCTattcattgtatttttgagaagagtaccaatcactacacctggaaGAAAGTCACAACCACAGTGCACAATATCATTGTCGGGAAACTCTGGATAGATCAG TCAGGAGAAATAGACGTTGTGAACCACAAAACAGGTGACCGCTGTCATCTCAAATTCGCACCGTACAGCTACTTCTCCAGAGACGTGGCCAGAAAG GTCACGGGGGTGGTGACGGATAAAGATGGGAAAGCGCACTATGTTCTGTCTGGGACGTGGGACGAGAAGATGGAATACTCTCGTGTGATGCAGAGCAGCAGAGGGGGAGAGAACGGCGCTGAAGGACGACAGAAAACCGTCTATCAGACGCTCAAAGCCAAAGAACTGTGGAGGAAGACTCCGCTGCC GGAAGGCGCAGAAAACATGTACTACTTCTCGACCCTGGCGTTGACATTGAACGAGCCGGAGGAGGGCGTTGCTCCCACGGATAGCAGGAGGCGGCCGGACCAGCGTCTGATGGAGCAGGGCCGCTGGGAGGAGGCCAACGCTGAGAAACAAAGACTGGAGGAGAAGCAGCGCACCGTCCGccgagagagggagcgagaggcCAACCGCACCGCCAGCCCTTCAGAGGAGGGTAAGGAGCCAGCGGACGGGG GTGGTCATCAGGACAACTACACGCCGATGTGGTTTGAGCGGCTCGTCGACCCGATGACCGGAGAGACCACGCACATCTACAAAGGAGGATACTGGGAGGCCAAGGAGCAGGGCAGCTGGGACTCCTGCCCAGATATCTTCTGA
- the LOC113061687 gene encoding oxysterol-binding protein 1-like isoform X4, which yields MSEPKAPTPAPGDTYKGWLFKWTNYIKGYQRRWFVLSNGLLSYYRTQAEMGHTCRGTINLATANIAVEDSCNFVISNGGTQTYHLKASSEVERQRWITALELAKAKAVRMQPESDESGDDSTPPASGQGAGSRNSEVQSTLRTLSSKVEDLSTCNDLIAKHGSALQRSLSELEGVRLGGETSEKFRQVTERATLFRITSNAMINACQDFLTLAQTHSKRWQKALQSEREQRVRLEETLEQLAKQHNHLERAFRGATVLPSSQSNPSIDSKGPVPVKGDASDEDDENEFFDACEDVQEFITVPADPKYHRRSGSNVSGISSELGMDDGTTSLDEQSLASNPESPQSQELVPVRKRRSRIPDKPNYSLNLWSIMKNCIGKELSKIPMPVNFNEPLSMLQRLSEDLEYYELLDRGAKCQNSLEQMCYVAAFTVSSYSTTVHRTGKPFNPLLGETFELDRVQESGYRSLCEQVSHHPPAAAHHAISERGWTLRQEIALASKFRGKYLSIMPLGSIHCIFEKSTNHYTWKKVTTTVHNIIVGKLWIDQSGEIDVVNHKTGDRCHLKFAPYSYFSRDVARKVTGVVTDKDGKAHYVLSGTWDEKMEYSRVMQSSRGGENGAEGRQKTVYQTLKAKELWRKTPLPEGAENMYYFSTLALTLNEPEEGVAPTDSRRRPDQRLMEQGRWEEANAEKQRLEEKQRTVRREREREANRTASPSEEGKEPADGALIEDSISDSPLKTEEVEIASEPSETTYKTDTDETSSDLSLSTETLHGSHPPAYSMEGPYGAQVKSGHQDNYTPMWFERLVDPMTGETTHIYKGGYWEAKEQGSWDSCPDIF from the exons ATGTCGGAGCCCAAAGCGCCCACCCCGGCCCCTGGGGACACCTATAAAGGCTGGCTCTTCAAATGGACTAATTACATAAAGGGATACCAAAGGCGCTGGTTCGTCCTCAGCAATGGCTTACTGTCTTATTACAG GACCCAGGCGGAGATGGGTCACACATGCCGGGGCACCATAAACCTGGCCACAGCCAATATCGCCGTGGAGGACTCCTGCAATTTCGTCATCTCTAATGGTGGCACGCAGACGTATCACCTGAAGGCCAGCTCGGAGGTGGAGCGGCAGCGGTGGATCACAGCACTGGAGCTGGCCAAAGCCAAAGCTGTCCGCATGCAGCCTGAATCAG ATGAGTCTGGGGATGACTCCACTCCTCCTGCATCAGGTCAGGGTGCAGGCTCACGCAACTCAGAGGTGCAGTCCACCCTCCGGACGCTGAGCAGCAAGGTGGAGGATCTCAGCACCTGCAATGACCTCATCGCCAAACACGGCTCTGCTCTCCAACG GTCCTTGTCTGAGCTGGAGGGAGTTCGGCTGGGAGGAGAGACTAGTGAAAAGTTTCGACAGGTGACGGAGCGAGCCACTCTCTTCCGCATCACCTCCAATGCCATGATCAAC GCCTGCCAGGACTTCCTGACGTTGGCTCAGACTCACAGTAAGCGCTGGCAGAAAGCCCTGCAGTccgagagagagcagagagtgcGACTGGAGGAGACACTGGAGCAGCTCGCCAAACAACACAACCATCTGGAGAGAGCCTTCAGAGGAGCGACCGTACTGCCTTCATCCCAGAGCAACCCTTCCATAGATAGCAAAG GCCCAGTTCCAGTAAAGGGTGATGCCAGTGACGAGGATGACGAGAATGAGTTCTTCGACGCATGCGAGGACGTTCAAGAGTTCATCACTGTACCAGCAGACCCCAAATATCACAG GAGATCCGGCAGCAATGTCAGTGGAATCAGTAGCGAGCTGGGAATGGACGATGGGACGACGTCG CTAGACGAGCAATCTCTGGCATCCAATCCCGAATCTCCACAGTCCCAGGAACTAGTGCCTGTGAGAAAGAGGCGGAGCCGAATCCCAGATAAACCAAATTACTCTCTCAATCTATGGAGCATCATGAAGAACTGTATCGGAAAAGAGCTCTCCAAAATCCCTATGCCT GTAAACTTCAACGAGCCCCTGTCCATGCTGCAGCGTCTCTCTGAGGATCTGGAGTACTACGAGCTGCTGGACCGGGGCGCCAAGTGCCAGAACTCTCTGGAGCAGATGTGCTACGTGGCAGCTTTCACCGTGTCCTCTTACTCTACTACAGTTCACCGCACGGGCAAACCCTTCAACCCTCTGCTGGGCGAGACATTCGAGCTGGACCGCGTGCAGGAGAGCGGCTACAGGTCCCTCTGTGAGCAG GTAAGCCATCACCCTCCGGCTGCAGCCCATCACGCGATCTCCGAGCGAGGCTGGACCCTGAGACAGGAGATCGCCCTGGCCAGCAAGTTCAGGGGAAAATATCTCTCCATCATGCCCCTGG GTTCTattcattgtatttttgagaagagtaccaatcactacacctggaaGAAAGTCACAACCACAGTGCACAATATCATTGTCGGGAAACTCTGGATAGATCAG TCAGGAGAAATAGACGTTGTGAACCACAAAACAGGTGACCGCTGTCATCTCAAATTCGCACCGTACAGCTACTTCTCCAGAGACGTGGCCAGAAAG GTCACGGGGGTGGTGACGGATAAAGATGGGAAAGCGCACTATGTTCTGTCTGGGACGTGGGACGAGAAGATGGAATACTCTCGTGTGATGCAGAGCAGCAGAGGGGGAGAGAACGGCGCTGAAGGACGACAGAAAACCGTCTATCAGACGCTCAAAGCCAAAGAACTGTGGAGGAAGACTCCGCTGCC GGAAGGCGCAGAAAACATGTACTACTTCTCGACCCTGGCGTTGACATTGAACGAGCCGGAGGAGGGCGTTGCTCCCACGGATAGCAGGAGGCGGCCGGACCAGCGTCTGATGGAGCAGGGCCGCTGGGAGGAGGCCAACGCTGAGAAACAAAGACTGGAGGAGAAGCAGCGCACCGTCCGccgagagagggagcgagaggcCAACCGCACCGCCAGCCCTTCAGAGGAGGGTAAGGAGCCAGCGGACGGGG CTCTCATTGAGGACTCCATATCTGATTCGCCTCTAAAAA CCGAAGAAGTGGAGATTGCCAGTGAGCCATCTGAGACCACTTACAAAA CTGACACAGATGAAACGTCCTCCGATCTTTCGCTATCAA CTGAAACACTGCACGGCTCACACCCACCTGCATACTCAA TGGAGGGTCCTTATGGAGCTCAAGTCAAAA GTGGTCATCAGGACAACTACACGCCGATGTGGTTTGAGCGGCTCGTCGACCCGATGACCGGAGAGACCACGCACATCTACAAAGGAGGATACTGGGAGGCCAAGGAGCAGGGCAGCTGGGACTCCTGCCCAGATATCTTCTGA